A stretch of the Medicago truncatula cultivar Jemalong A17 chromosome 5, MtrunA17r5.0-ANR, whole genome shotgun sequence genome encodes the following:
- the LOC11432564 gene encoding auxin response factor 8 produces the protein MKLSTSGMSQQGHEGGEKKCLNSELWHACAGPLVSLPTAGTRVVYFPQGHSEQVSATTNREIDGQIPNYPSLPPQLICQLHNVTMHADVETDEVYAQMTLQPLTPQEQKDTFLPMELGIPSKQPTNYFCKTLTASDTSTHGGFSVPRRAAEKVFPPLDFSQQPPAQELIARDLHDVEWKFRHIFRGQPKRHLLTTGWSVFVSAKRLVAGDSVLFIWNEKNQLLLGIRRASRPQTVMPSSVLSSDSMHIGLLAAAAHAAATNSCFTVFFNPRASPSEFVIPLSKYIKAVYHTRVSVGMRFRMLFETEESSVRRYMGTITSISDMDPVRWPNSHWRSVKVGWDESTAGERQPRVSLWEIEPLTTFPMYPSLFPLRLKRPWHPGTSSFLDGRDEATNGLMWMRGGPGDHGLNAMNFQGAGLLPWMQPRLDPTLLGNDHNQQYQAMLAAAGLQNQGNVDLLRQQMMNFQQPFNYQQSGNLSPMQLQQQQAIQQSVSTNNIMQPQGQGLAENLSQHILQKSHNNRENQTQQHSYQDSVLIQGDPLHQKQHSSLPSPSYTKPDFIDSGMKFTASVSPGQNMLGSLSSEGSGNLLNLSRSGHSMLTEQSPQQSWASKYSPSQVDAIGNSMSHVQYSGRDTSIVPPHCSSDAQNSVLFGVNIDSSGLLLPTTVPRYTTASAHADASTMPLGESSFQGSPYPCMQDSSELLQSAGQVDAQNQTPIFVKVYKSGSVGRSLDISRFNSYHELREELAQMFGIEGKFEDPLRSGWQLVFVDRENDVLLLGDDPWESFVNNVWYIKILSPEDIQKMGEEAIESLGPSSGQRMNNTGAESHDIVSGLPSLGSLEY, from the exons ATGAAGCTTTCAACATCAGGAATGAGTCAGCAGGGTCATGAAG GAGGGGAGAAGAAGTGTTTGAATTCTGAGCTATGGCATGCATGTGCGGGTCCCTTAGTTTCTCTACCAACTGCAGGGACTCGTGTGGTTTACTTCCCTCAAGGTCATAGTGAGCAG GTTTCTGCCACAACCAACAGAGAAATTGATGGGCAAATACCGAATTATCCTAGTTTGCCGCCTCAGTTGATATGCCAACTTCATAATGTTACAATGCAT GCAGATGTTGAAACAGACGAAGTGTATGCTCAAATGACGCTACAGCCGTTGACTCCG CAAGAGCAGAAAGATACGTTTCTTCCTATGGAATTGGGGATTCCAAGTAAGCAGCCTACAAATTATTTTTGCAAGACATTGACGGCGAGTGATACAAGCACACATGGAGGGTTCTCCGTTCCTCGTCGTGCAGCTGAGAAAGTTTTTCCTCCATTG GATTTCTCACAGCAACCTCCTGCTCAAGAACTTATTGCTAGGGATCTCCATGATGTTGAGTGGAAGTTTCGACATATTTTTCGGG GACAGCCAAAACGACACCTTCTTACCACAGGCTGGAGCGTATTTGTTAGTGCAAAAAGACTAGTAGCTGGAGATTCTGTGCTTTTCATTTG GAATGAAAAGAATCAGCTTCTTTTGGGAATACGTCGTGCCAGTAGGCCACAAACTGTTATGCCATCATCAGTTCTTTCAAGTGATAGCATGCACATTGGACTTCTTGCAGCTGCAGCACATGCTGCAGCAACTAATAGCTGCTTTACAGTGTTCTTTAATCCAAG GGCTAGTCCATCCGAGTTCGTCATACCACTCTCAAAATATATCAAAGCTGTGTACCATACACGCGTTTCTGTCGGTATGCGTTTCAGGATGCTTTTTGAGACTGAAGAATCAAGTGTCCGCAG GTACATGGGTACTATAACTAGCATAAGTGACATGGATCCTGTTCGGTGGCCAAATTCTCATTGGAGGTCTGTTAAG GTTGGTTGGGATGAATCAACAGCTGGGGAAAGACAGCCACGGGTATCGTTATGGGAAATTGAGCCTTTAACTACATTTCCAATGTATCCATCACTATTTCCCCTTAGATTGAAACGACCATGGCATCCTGGCACTTCTTCTTTTCTTG ATGGCAGAGATGAGGCAACTAATGGACTAATGTGGATGCGAGGCGGTCCTGGAGACCATGGTCTTAATGCCATGAATTTTCAAGGTGCTGGATTGTTGCCCTGGATGCAGCCAAGACTCGATCCAACTTTGCTCGGAAATGATCATAATCAGCAATACCAAGCCATGTTGGCTGCTGCTGGTTTGCAGAACCAAGGGAATGTAGATCTATTAAGGCAACAGATGATGAATTTTCAACAGCCTTTCAATTATCAACAATCAGGAAACCTCAGTCCCATGCAACTTCAGCAACAACAAGCAATTCAGCAATCCGTATCGACTAATAATATCATGCAACCACAAGGCCAAGGGTTGGCGGAGAATCTTTCTCAGCACATCCTTCAGAAATCGCACAACAATCGAGAAAACCAAACACAGCAACACAGTTATCAAGATTCAGTTTTAATTCAAGGTGATCCGCTCCATCAGAAGCAACACTCTAGTTTGCCTTCACCATCATACACAAAACCAGATTTCATAGATTCAGGCATGAAGTTTACTGCTTCGGTTTCGCCGGGTCAAAACATGCTTGGTTCACTTTCTTCTGAAGGGAGTGGCAATCTGTTGAATTTATCCAGAAGTGGTCATTCTATGCTGACTGAACAGTCACCTCAACAATCATGGGCCTCAAAGTATTCACCTTCGCAGGTCGATGCCATTGGCAATTCGATGTCGCATGTGCAGTATTCCGGAAGAGATACATCAATCGTACCGCCACATTGCAGCTCAGATGCCCAAAATTCTGTTCTGTTTGGGGTCAATATCGATTCGTCTGGCCTTCTGCTCCCTACCACTGTCCCTCGTTATACTACTGCATCTGCTCATGCCGATGCATCGACAATGCCGTTAGGGGAGTCTAGTTTCCAGGGTTCTCCATATCCTTGCATGCAAGATTCATCGGAGTTGTTGCAAAGTGCAGGGCAAGTTGATGCGCAAAACCAGACACCGATATTTGTGAAG GTATACAAATCAGGTTCAGTAGGGCGCTCACTTGACATCTCGCGGTTCAACAGCTATCACGAGCTGCGGGAGGAGTTGGCTCAGATGTTTGGAATCGAGGGGAAATTTGAAGATCCTCTTAGATCAGGCTGGCAGCTTGTATTTGTCGACAGGGAGAACGATGTTCTTCTCCTTGGAGACGATCCGTGGGA ATCATTTGTCAATAATGTTTGGTATATCAAAATACTTTCTCCTGAAGATATTCAGAAAATGGGAGAAGAAGCGATAGAATCCCTTGGTCCAAGTTCTGGACAAAGGATGAACAACACTGGTGCAGAATCTCACGACATTGTTTCTGGACTACCATCATTAGGCTCACTTGAATACTGA